The Spirosoma oryzicola region TTTGCACGAGTTCTGGGGGCAAAGAGGATTAATTTGACGCAAGTAAGACGAAACTAGGGGCGTTTCTGTGCTTGCCGGGTCAAGTAACAACAAAATAAATAAAATCGTTTGCTAATGCAAGTACCCCCGCAGTTGAAACACGTCGTCCAGCGACTGGCAGCAGCGAAACAAAGCGTGCATTTCTTCGGCTGGGTGGCTCTTTATTTCGGCAAAGCTCATGAATCGAACCTCATCAATGATCTGATTGTTCAGATTCATTTCCGGGTCAATCCCTTTCGTCAGCAACCCACCGGTAGCTTGTACAGCAAAAAATAGCTCAAGCGCGTGAAGCGGGGCGGCTATAAACTCATTGACGAACAACAGTTCACCAACGCGAATCGCCAACCCGGTTTCTTCCGCAAATTCCCGCTTCAAAGCCACGGGGGCCGACTCGCCAAACTGGGCTCCGCCACCGGGGGGGCTCCAGAATGAACCCGCCGGCCCCACTCCCCGGTGCCGCACGAGCAACAAGCGATCTTCCACTCGGTAAAGACCGCACACCCGTAGCCGTAAGCGATTGCCGTACAGGTTCAAGACGTCTTTCCTGGCAGCTTCCGAGCGATTATCCGACAAATCCACCGAACGACTGGGTTGCATGATACGACAATGGGGATTCATGAACGCAAAGGTAAGAAATTATGCGTTTGACGGCTGCCCGGTCATGTCCCTCCGCTGGTCCTGCTGTACGCGCGTAGAATTAGTACAGACTTCCCGAAATGTAGCTTTCCAGTGAATCGATCCGCGTCTTCTGGTCGCGTATAATGGCCGTTACCACGTCATTGATCGAGATAATACCGACTAAGGTATCCATATCCATAACGGGTAGATGACGAATGTGCCGATCAGACATAATGATCATGCATTCTTCCAGCGACTGTTCGGGTTCAATCGTAATCACGTGCGCCGTCATTACATCGGCCACGCGGGTGTCACTCGAATGGCGGTCTTTCAGGATGATCTTACGGGCGTAATCGCGCTCGGAGAAGATACCTACTAGCTTTCCGTTATCGACAACCAACACAGCGCCAATGTTTTTATCGGCCATGAGCTTGATCGCGTCCAATACGGTTTCATTGGACGAAACACTATACAACGCGTTTACCGCTTTCCCCTGGAGAATTTGTCGTATTTTCATGTGTGTGAGGGAGTTAATGTGCGGTGAAGATAGCAAAAAACACAAAGCAAGCGTTCAATACTATAAATAAGAAACAATAAGTTGTAAATAAACAAGACGATTCGTGACTGACAACGAGTAGTCGGGAAACGTCTGCTTTCGCTTGGCTTATTGGCTGACGCCTGGTTTGCCTTTTTTTTGCCGATGCTGGCCTTATCGATTATCAAGTAAAGAATCTTCAGTGGAAATTAACTTTATGGTCATTCATATGTGCTTACTAGTAAGTATGTTTGTTCGCAATTCAGTGTGAAGTTAGGCTAGTTCATGGCAGGAAACTAGACGTTGCTATAAGCTACCGCCTAGAACGCTTCTACACGCAGCGGTGGCAAGTACGCCTGAGCCTACGAAGTTTCGGGCTACGAACGGTATCGTTCGTCAAGCGCACTGGTTCAGATTTGTACTTATTTTCATGTATCTAAAATAGATCAAAACGCCCGGTACATCTTTGCGACCGGGCGTTTTTTATGGGCATAGCCTTCCTGCGCAACGCGTTGCGATGCGGCTTGTAATCGGTTTCTTTTCCGGTGAAATTCGGTTTCAAAAGACGCGAATATTTCGTATCTTACAGGTATGAATGAAACCCAGACGGCTGCGCAATTGCTGGCCAAACGTTTTCCTTACAAACCGACTTCCGGGCAACAGCAATTCTTTGAACAGATTGGTGCGTTCATCACGCGCGAAGAGTTTGAACATTACCGCGACTGTTTTTTACTGCGCGGTTACGCCGGAACGGGTAAAACCACCCTCGTCGGAACCCTCATTAAAGTATTACCACGTTTTGGTTATAAATCGGTGCTGCTGGCCCCTACGGGTCGGGCGGCTAAAGTAATGTTCAATTACGCCAAAAAACCAGCTCAGACAATCCACCGGAAGATTTATCGCCAGGTGGCCGATCCGGGCTCAGGTACATTGGCGTTTCAGCGGCAGAAGAATTACCACGAAGACACGCTCTTTATCGTAGATGAAGCCTCGATGATCTCCGACGAAGCCGATTTTGGCGGCAAAGGTTTGCTTACCGATTTGATTGATTATGTGTTCGAAGGGCCGGGCAACAAGTTATTGCTCGTTGGCGATACCGCGCAGTTACCTCCCGTTGGCCGGGAACTGAGTCCGGCGCTTGACCGGGGGTTTCTTTCCAGCGCGTTCGACATGACCGTCTACGAACAGGAGCTGACCGAGGTGATGCGCCAGGACGAAGAATCAGGTATTCTTTACAACGCAACCAGCCTGCGTCTGCTGCTCGGGGATACGGAGCCAACCCCCAAAGCAATCGGGTTCGACGCGCTCCTGAGCGATAACAGCAGTTCAACCACAACCGAAGTCCCTCCTATTCAGCTTAATGTGCGGTCGTTCAGCGATGTATACAAGATGCCACTCACCAAGCTGGAAGACGGCATCCGGTACGCTTACGATAAATACGGTCGGGAGAATACGGTGATTCTCTGTCGTTCAAACAAAACAGCGGTTCAGTACAACCAGTTTGTTCGGCGGATGATTGACCAATGCGAAGAAGAACTCGACGCGGGCGATATGCTGATGATTGCCCGCAACAATTACACAACGCTGGACGAAGACTCCCCCGCTGGTTTTCTGGCAAACGGAGAATTTGCCGAGGTGCTTAAGATCAGAAACAAGGAAGAAATGCACGGCTTTCGGTTTGCCACGGTTACCCTACGCCTGGTGGACTACGAAGAACAACCGGACTTTGAGGCCAAAATCCTGCTCGACACGCTGCACACTCCCGTTCCGTCGCTGACATCGGAGCAGCACAAAGCGCTCTACGAAAGCGTGATGAAGGATTATTTTTACATCAAAAGCAAGAAAGAGCGGGCCGAAGCAGTCCGACGCGATCCTTACCTGAATGCCTTGCAGGTAAAGTTTGCCTATGCCCTTACCTGTCATAAAGCCCAGGGGGGCCAGTGGAGCGCGGTTTTTGTCGATCAGGGGTTCCTACCCGATGGCCAGGTGAACAACGAATTTGTTCGCTGGCTTTACACCGCCCTTACCCGCGCCACCGACGAAGCGTTTTTGATGAATTTTAACGCGCAATTTTTTGGTTAAAACCGTGCGGGCCGAAATCAGGTTTATACTAGTCGGTATGACCGCTCGTTGACGAACAGCAGACAGACCATTCATCAATAACTGTTTACGAACTATGTCCATTCAATGGATTATGAGCGCCTGTATCGGCGTAGGTCTGGCTGCCTGCTGTGGTTTTCGCGTCTTTGTTCCCTTACTCATTGCCAGTGTAGCTACTAAGCTGGGATTTATTGGCACGGTAGCGGGCTTTGAGTGGCTCAGTGACTGGCCTGCTTTATTCGGCTTATCACTGGCAACAATCTTCGAGATTGGAGCTTACTACATTCCCTGGCTCGACAACCTGCTGGATACACTCGCAACCCCCGCATCCGTCATTGCGGGGACTGTACTAAGCACATCCTTTTTACACATTGATAACTCACTGGTCCATTGGGGGTTAGGGCTTATGCTGGGTGGTGGTTCGGCGGGTATCGTGCAGGCAGGAACCAGTTTGCTTCGACTGGGCTCGACTGCGACCACGGGTGGTGTTGCCAACCCGGTTGTCGCTACCGGCGAGAACGTTGCCTCATTTGGTCTTTCCTTGTTTACTATTTTCTTGCCGCTTATTGGAGCGGTCATCATCGGAGCCGTCCTTATCTTTATCATTGGTCGGTTGCTCGCCAAACGAAAAGTGTGGTTTACGCGCGCTTCCCGTAAACCGGCAGGTGGTTCCATCACCCAGATACCGCGTAGCAGTAATGGCCGGGCCTAGTCAGGACGAACAAAAAATGGGCTACTCCAAGTTGGAATAGCCCATCTGCTTTTATACACAGAATAATTAATTGTTACTTTCTTTTTCCGAAAACGCCTACAGCGTGGCAACGGTGCGACGAACAAAGGCCGTCAGGTCAGCACCGGTCAGCATGTTCTGCGACAATAACGCCAGATCGTACACCTGCTTCACCAGCGACTTCTGCGCATCAGCATCCGTTTCGGCCAGCACTTTACCAATCAGTGGGTGGTTCGCATTGACCACCACGTTATACGTCACCGGCAGGTTACCATAGAACGACTGCTCACCCGATAAGGCCGACATGTCTTTCATCCGACGCATAAATTCCGGCATCGTAATGGTAACGGGTAATTCGTCCGTTGGCTGCGCTTCAATGCTCACGTTCAGCATTTTGTTGTTAAGCACCTGCTCAAACGTTTCCTTGAGCTTTGTTTTATCGTCTTCCGACAAAACACTCTCGTTGTTGATTCCTTTGTCGATCAGCTTATCCAGCGTATCGGCGTCAACACGCTGGAAGTTTATTTTTTCCAGCTTTTGTTCGAGCGCATTGATAAAATGCGGATCAATTACCGTGTTCAGCAACAGAACATCGTATCCCCGGCGACGTGCCGACTCAATGTACGCATCCTGCTGCTTCGGATCCGTAGTGTAAAGAACGACCAGGGTATCGTTTTTATCGAGTTGGTTTGCCTGAATTTTTTCCCGGTACTCGTCGAGGGTGGCGTATTGGCCTTCCGTATTTTTCAGCAACACGAAATTTTTGGCTTTCTCCCAAAACTTGTCGTCGCTTAGAATACCATATTTGATGAACAGACCGATATCGTCAAACTTCTCCTCAAACGCTTTCCGGTCGGCGTTGAACAGATCGTTCAGCTTATCCGCTACCTTACGGGTGATATAGCCGTTGATTTTCTTGACGTTGGCGTCGGCCTGTAAGAAGCTCCGCGATACGTTGAGCGGAATGTCCGGCGAGTCGATAACACCGTGCAGCATCATCAGAAAATCAGGCACTACGTCTTTTACCTCATCGGTAATAAACACCTGACGGCTGTACAGCTGAATTTTTTCGCGCTGGAACCGCAACTCGTTCTTAACCCGGGGGAAGTACAGGATACCGGTCAGGTTGAAGGGGTAATCGACGTTCAGGTGAATCCAGAAGAGCGGTTCTTCGCTCATCGGGTATAGCTCCCGGTAGAACGTTTTGTAATCTTCGTCGGTCAATTCAGACGGTGCCTTGGTCCAGATCGGCGTTGTGTTGTTCACCACCTGCCCATCGAATTCCACCGTGACGGGCAGGAAGCGAGCGTATTTGTCGAGGATTCCCCGGATGCGGCCTTTGTTGAGAAATTCTTCCGAATCGGGGGCAATGTAAAGAATGATGTCCGTTCCCCGTTCCGCGCGCTCGGCAGCCGTCAGCTCAAACTCGGTCGATCCATCGCAGATCCAGCGGGCGGCCTCGGCGTTGTCCCGGTACGATTTGGTAATAATTTCTACTTTCTCGGCTACCATAAAGGCCGAGTAAAAACCTAAGCCAAAATGACCGATGATCTGCCCTTTGTCGTCCGTTTTGTCTTTATACTTCTCCAGAAAGTCAGACGCGCCCGAGAAAGCAATCTGGTTGATGTATTTCTTGATTTCATCGGCGGTCATCCCGATTCCATTGTCACTAATGGTAATCGTTTTGGCTTCTTCGTTGAGCGAAACCGTCACTTTCAGATCACCTAGCTCCCCGCCAAATTCACCAAACGAAGCCAGTTGACGCAACTTTTGGGTAGCATCTACGGCGTTTGACACTAATTCACGCAGAAAAATTTCGTGGTCGGAGTAAAGAAATTTCTTGATAATCGGGAAGATATTCTCGGTATGGATCGAAATCTGCCCTTTTTCGTTTTGAACGGCTTCCATAAGGTCTTAAAGGTCCTGAGTAAATAGAATGATAACGTAACGGGGCGTGATCAAATCCTGTTCCAGCCTGCGCCTGGCTGACAGATTGACAGCCTCAAACAGATCGTTCAGCT contains the following coding sequences:
- a CDS encoding CBS domain-containing protein, whose protein sequence is MKIRQILQGKAVNALYSVSSNETVLDAIKLMADKNIGAVLVVDNGKLVGIFSERDYARKIILKDRHSSDTRVADVMTAHVITIEPEQSLEECMIIMSDRHIRHLPVMDMDTLVGIISINDVVTAIIRDQKTRIDSLESYISGSLY
- a CDS encoding NUDIX domain-containing protein, giving the protein MQPSRSVDLSDNRSEAARKDVLNLYGNRLRLRVCGLYRVEDRLLLVRHRGVGPAGSFWSPPGGGAQFGESAPVALKREFAEETGLAIRVGELLFVNEFIAAPLHALELFFAVQATGGLLTKGIDPEMNLNNQIIDEVRFMSFAEIKSHPAEEMHALFRCCQSLDDVFQLRGYLH
- the htpG gene encoding molecular chaperone HtpG — its product is MEAVQNEKGQISIHTENIFPIIKKFLYSDHEIFLRELVSNAVDATQKLRQLASFGEFGGELGDLKVTVSLNEEAKTITISDNGIGMTADEIKKYINQIAFSGASDFLEKYKDKTDDKGQIIGHFGLGFYSAFMVAEKVEIITKSYRDNAEAARWICDGSTEFELTAAERAERGTDIILYIAPDSEEFLNKGRIRGILDKYARFLPVTVEFDGQVVNNTTPIWTKAPSELTDEDYKTFYRELYPMSEEPLFWIHLNVDYPFNLTGILYFPRVKNELRFQREKIQLYSRQVFITDEVKDVVPDFLMMLHGVIDSPDIPLNVSRSFLQADANVKKINGYITRKVADKLNDLFNADRKAFEEKFDDIGLFIKYGILSDDKFWEKAKNFVLLKNTEGQYATLDEYREKIQANQLDKNDTLVVLYTTDPKQQDAYIESARRRGYDVLLLNTVIDPHFINALEQKLEKINFQRVDADTLDKLIDKGINNESVLSEDDKTKLKETFEQVLNNKMLNVSIEAQPTDELPVTITMPEFMRRMKDMSALSGEQSFYGNLPVTYNVVVNANHPLIGKVLAETDADAQKSLVKQVYDLALLSQNMLTGADLTAFVRRTVATL
- a CDS encoding DUF4126 domain-containing protein, which produces MSIQWIMSACIGVGLAACCGFRVFVPLLIASVATKLGFIGTVAGFEWLSDWPALFGLSLATIFEIGAYYIPWLDNLLDTLATPASVIAGTVLSTSFLHIDNSLVHWGLGLMLGGGSAGIVQAGTSLLRLGSTATTGGVANPVVATGENVASFGLSLFTIFLPLIGAVIIGAVLIFIIGRLLAKRKVWFTRASRKPAGGSITQIPRSSNGRA
- a CDS encoding ATP-dependent DNA helicase, which produces MNETQTAAQLLAKRFPYKPTSGQQQFFEQIGAFITREEFEHYRDCFLLRGYAGTGKTTLVGTLIKVLPRFGYKSVLLAPTGRAAKVMFNYAKKPAQTIHRKIYRQVADPGSGTLAFQRQKNYHEDTLFIVDEASMISDEADFGGKGLLTDLIDYVFEGPGNKLLLVGDTAQLPPVGRELSPALDRGFLSSAFDMTVYEQELTEVMRQDEESGILYNATSLRLLLGDTEPTPKAIGFDALLSDNSSSTTTEVPPIQLNVRSFSDVYKMPLTKLEDGIRYAYDKYGRENTVILCRSNKTAVQYNQFVRRMIDQCEEELDAGDMLMIARNNYTTLDEDSPAGFLANGEFAEVLKIRNKEEMHGFRFATVTLRLVDYEEQPDFEAKILLDTLHTPVPSLTSEQHKALYESVMKDYFYIKSKKERAEAVRRDPYLNALQVKFAYALTCHKAQGGQWSAVFVDQGFLPDGQVNNEFVRWLYTALTRATDEAFLMNFNAQFFG